A genomic region of Nitrosomonas ureae contains the following coding sequences:
- a CDS encoding type I restriction-modification enzyme R subunit C-terminal domain-containing protein produces MTLNQNPEQKARDHIDMQLNQAGWVVQSARKIDLNAGLGQAVREYQTDVGPADYVLFVDKKAVGVIEAKKADLGHKITEVEQQTEGYASARLKWISNTKTLPFLYESTGIITRFTDGRDPKPRSREVFNFHRPEMLKAWIAQDASLRQRLQHIPLLNPDHLTAHALHLRNCQETAIANLEISFREGRPRALIQMATGAGKTYTAITAMYRLLKYADARRILFLVDTRNLGEQAEQEMMSYVPLDDNRKFTEIYATQRLKSSYIPTNSVVYISTIQRLYSILKGSELDEATEQINPAELMQSKAPLPVVYNEKVPPEFFDFIFIDECHRSIYNLWQQVLDYFDASLIGLTATPNNRTYGFFNKNVVSEYSHEKAVADGVNVGNEVYLIETQITQQGAQLAARQQVEKREKLTRKKRWEMQDEDETYSATQLDRSIVNPDQIRTVIRAFRDKWPEIFPDRREVPKTLIFAKTASHADDIIQMVREEFAESNAFCKKLTYKIDEDPKSVLAQFRNDYLPRIAVTVDMIATGTDVKPLECLLFMRGVKSRNYFEQMKGRGTRTLDLDDLKKVMPSAVSAKTHYVIVDAIGVTRSLKTANQPLIAQPRVTLKDLAMRVMMGAADEDTISSLAGRLARLNKQLDADDQRRIRDLAGMELTQLVGKLFAAIDVDNIEAKALQLSAQPIGTDPGDAKRELAQRQLVGEAARVLNGELVELIDSIRRDKEQTIDHGNLDKLVHAGWDKDAASHAQALTDEFAEYLRTHQDQITALTIFFTQPYRRRELSYALIRQVLDKLKTDQPKLAPLRVWRAYQQLEFRHSRAGGNPVNELTALVALIRQVCGWDKTLTPFDDTVRRNFQSWIMQHHAGSGEKFNEEQVRWLHMIRDHVANSFHIDRDDLEMAPFDAQGGLGRMHQLFGAKMEPLLDELNEVLVG; encoded by the coding sequence ATGACGCTCAACCAGAATCCGGAACAAAAAGCCCGCGACCATATCGACATGCAACTCAACCAAGCGGGCTGGGTAGTTCAATCCGCCCGGAAAATCGATCTGAATGCCGGGTTAGGGCAAGCGGTACGTGAATACCAGACCGACGTCGGCCCGGCGGATTACGTGCTGTTTGTAGACAAAAAAGCGGTGGGCGTGATCGAAGCCAAAAAGGCGGATCTGGGACATAAAATCACCGAAGTGGAGCAGCAGACCGAAGGCTACGCCAGCGCCCGGTTAAAGTGGATCAGCAACACCAAAACGTTGCCGTTCCTGTACGAAAGCACCGGCATCATTACGCGCTTCACCGATGGCCGAGATCCCAAGCCGCGCTCGCGCGAAGTGTTCAATTTTCACCGCCCCGAAATGCTCAAAGCATGGATTGCGCAAGATGCCAGCCTGCGCCAGCGTTTGCAACACATTCCGTTGCTTAACCCGGATCATTTAACCGCCCATGCGCTGCATCTGCGCAACTGCCAGGAAACCGCCATTGCCAATCTGGAAATCTCATTCCGTGAAGGTCGCCCGCGCGCGTTGATTCAAATGGCGACCGGTGCGGGAAAAACTTACACCGCGATTACCGCAATGTACCGGTTGCTCAAATACGCCGATGCTCGGCGCATTTTGTTTCTGGTCGATACCCGCAATCTTGGCGAACAGGCCGAACAGGAAATGATGTCGTACGTGCCGCTCGACGACAACCGCAAATTTACCGAAATCTACGCCACGCAACGTTTGAAATCGTCTTACATTCCTACCAACAGCGTGGTTTACATTAGTACCATCCAACGGCTGTACTCGATCCTTAAAGGCAGTGAACTGGATGAAGCTACAGAGCAAATCAATCCGGCGGAATTGATGCAATCCAAAGCGCCGCTACCGGTGGTTTACAACGAAAAAGTCCCGCCGGAATTCTTCGATTTCATTTTCATCGATGAGTGCCACCGCTCGATCTATAACCTGTGGCAGCAAGTGCTGGATTATTTCGACGCCAGCCTGATCGGCCTCACTGCTACGCCGAATAACCGCACCTACGGTTTTTTCAACAAAAATGTGGTCAGCGAGTACAGCCACGAAAAAGCCGTCGCCGATGGTGTCAACGTCGGCAACGAGGTGTACCTGATCGAAACGCAGATCACGCAACAAGGTGCGCAGCTTGCCGCCAGGCAGCAAGTGGAAAAACGCGAGAAACTGACGCGCAAGAAACGCTGGGAAATGCAGGACGAAGACGAAACCTACTCCGCTACCCAACTGGATCGCAGCATCGTCAATCCAGATCAGATCCGCACCGTGATCCGCGCGTTCCGCGACAAATGGCCGGAGATCTTTCCGGACCGGCGCGAAGTGCCGAAAACATTGATCTTCGCCAAAACCGCCAGCCACGCCGACGACATCATCCAAATGGTGCGTGAGGAATTCGCCGAAAGCAACGCTTTCTGTAAGAAACTGACGTACAAAATCGACGAAGACCCCAAGTCGGTGTTGGCGCAATTCCGTAACGACTACCTGCCGCGCATCGCCGTTACCGTCGACATGATCGCCACCGGTACCGACGTGAAGCCGCTGGAATGCCTGCTGTTCATGCGCGGCGTGAAAAGCCGCAACTATTTCGAGCAAATGAAAGGCCGCGGCACGCGCACACTGGATCTGGACGATCTGAAAAAAGTCATGCCGTCCGCAGTCAGCGCCAAAACGCATTACGTCATCGTTGACGCCATCGGCGTCACCCGCTCGCTCAAAACCGCCAACCAGCCGCTCATCGCCCAGCCCAGAGTAACACTGAAAGATCTGGCAATGCGAGTGATGATGGGTGCTGCCGACGAAGATACCATCAGCTCCTTAGCCGGACGTCTGGCGCGGCTCAACAAGCAACTGGATGCTGACGACCAGCGCCGCATCCGCGATCTGGCGGGCATGGAACTTACGCAATTGGTCGGCAAATTGTTCGCCGCCATCGATGTCGACAATATCGAAGCCAAAGCACTGCAACTCTCCGCACAACCCATCGGCACTGATCCCGGCGATGCAAAAAGAGAACTTGCGCAACGGCAATTGGTCGGCGAAGCGGCTCGCGTACTGAACGGCGAACTGGTCGAACTGATCGACAGCATTCGCCGCGACAAGGAACAAACCATCGACCACGGCAACCTTGACAAATTGGTGCACGCCGGATGGGACAAAGACGCCGCCAGCCACGCACAAGCATTGACCGACGAATTCGCCGAATACTTAAGAACGCACCAAGACCAGATCACCGCGCTGACGATCTTTTTCACCCAGCCGTACCGGCGGCGCGAACTGAGTTACGCGCTGATCCGCCAAGTGCTGGATAAACTTAAAACCGATCAACCGAAGCTTGCGCCACTGCGTGTGTGGCGAGCGTACCAACAACTAGAATTCCGTCATTCCCGCGCAGGCGGGAATCCAGTCAATGAACTTACGGCACTAGTCGCGCTGATTCGCCAGGTATGTGGCTGGGACAAAACCCTAACCCCCTTCGACGACACCGTGCGCCGCAATTTCCAAAGTTGGATCATGCAACACCACGCCGGCAGCGGCGAAAAATTCAACGAAGAGCAAGTGCGCTGGCTGCACATGATCCGCGACCACGTTGCCAACTCGTTCCACATCGATCGCGACGACCTGGAAATGGCGCCGTTTGATGCTCAAGGCGGATTGGGCAGGATGCATCAGTTGTTTGGGGCGAAGATGGAGCCGCTGCTGGATGAATTGAATGAGGTGTTGGTGGGGTAA
- a CDS encoding PIN domain-containing protein, whose protein sequence is MLCWVTFSGLVAERKNSTAKTDLMEVIETETIDLYAPPALFDEVEEHLPKIAARKGLDITRLTAEWASYRMRIKIAEPDSEKVLELREGIDPDDAEFVALAQTIGAIGVISKDRHIGQMRGNHISVECITHLRNYSRATAIELNIKIGGVVFAKVGYAAIAGIYSGSKALIARVSKAPDWVKLALLVGGLFVVLHPDARARVANGLRVVFEGIAEATPFVIEEIAAAIALAQQHNSEAQQHHDNAMKELGRN, encoded by the coding sequence ATGTTGTGCTGGGTGACCTTCTCTGGGCTGGTAGCTGAACGAAAGAATTCAACAGCCAAGACCGATTTGATGGAAGTTATTGAGACAGAAACGATTGACCTGTATGCACCTCCGGCGCTCTTTGATGAAGTGGAGGAACATCTACCCAAGATCGCTGCAAGAAAGGGGCTGGATATTACTCGGCTAACTGCCGAGTGGGCAAGCTACAGGATGCGGATTAAGATTGCTGAACCGGATAGCGAGAAGGTACTCGAATTAAGGGAAGGCATTGATCCGGATGATGCCGAATTCGTGGCGCTCGCGCAAACCATAGGTGCAATAGGAGTAATCAGCAAGGATAGACATATTGGGCAGATGAGGGGAAACCACATTTCTGTTGAGTGCATCACCCATCTGCGCAACTATTCGCGTGCCACGGCAATCGAGCTGAACATTAAAATTGGAGGGGTGGTATTTGCAAAGGTTGGTTATGCCGCCATTGCCGGAATATATTCAGGAAGCAAAGCGTTGATTGCGAGGGTTAGCAAAGCCCCGGATTGGGTAAAGCTGGCATTGCTTGTTGGTGGATTGTTTGTTGTGTTGCATCCCGATGCAAGAGCACGTGTTGCTAATGGTTTGAGGGTGGTATTCGAGGGCATTGCTGAGGCAACACCATTTGTCATTGAGGAAATCGCAGCAGCGATAGCACTCGCGCAACAACATAACTCAGAAGCGCAGCAGCATCATGATAATGCTATGAAGGAGCTGGGCAGAAATTAG
- a CDS encoding restriction endonuclease subunit S → MLQLQNVKKLPENWTTCELDNVLFKISNGANVIQYEEKVGYPICRIETIWNENIDLDRVKYIKENGKEFIEKHALQYGDILLSHINSDAHLGKTGLFKNQVEILIHGINILLIRPVEHFSSGFLNYQFKYLRVKGIFIDAAQRAVNQSSINQKKLKSFQIVVAPLHEQHRIVAKIEELFSELDKGIENLKTAQAQLKVYRQALLKHAFEGKLTAQWRAQRRVKQSVAPAQAGAQFLNDTNSRPTPSRGPALRGNNEAGSGNDKPLGTADALLKHIQQERAQRYQQQLADWEASGKQGSKPKPPKSLPSLTAEELAELPELPEGWAYIRVGAVIDDPTYGTSKKCDYEVDGIGVLRIPNVISGKVDASDLKFAQFTADEIASYKLNVGDILIIRSNGSVSIVGRCALVSSADIDYLYAGYLIRLRSNLHIVEPRFLLNTFALHSVRKQIEQKAKSTSGVNNINTGEIQSLVVALCSVEEQRQVHLELESRLSETDQLDQTITTSLQQAEALRQAILKKAFSGQLVPQDQNDESASELLARIRAGREQSDKPTRGRKAT, encoded by the coding sequence ATGTTACAACTACAGAATGTGAAGAAATTGCCAGAAAACTGGACTACCTGTGAGCTTGATAATGTACTTTTTAAAATTAGCAATGGCGCAAACGTTATTCAGTATGAAGAAAAAGTAGGGTATCCAATTTGTAGAATTGAGACTATTTGGAACGAAAATATTGACCTCGACAGAGTCAAATACATCAAGGAAAACGGCAAAGAATTTATTGAGAAACATGCACTTCAATATGGAGACATTCTTCTCAGTCATATAAATAGCGATGCTCATCTTGGCAAAACAGGTCTATTTAAAAATCAAGTTGAAATACTAATTCACGGAATAAACATCCTTCTGATTCGTCCTGTCGAACATTTTTCCTCCGGTTTTCTGAATTATCAATTTAAGTACCTGAGAGTAAAAGGTATATTTATTGATGCCGCACAAAGAGCAGTAAACCAATCTTCAATAAATCAGAAAAAATTGAAATCATTTCAGATCGTTGTTGCTCCTCTTCACGAACAACACCGCATCGTCGCCAAAATCGAAGAACTGTTTTCCGAGCTGGACAAGGGTATCGAAAACCTGAAAACCGCCCAAGCACAGCTCAAGGTGTACCGTCAAGCATTGCTGAAACACGCATTCGAAGGCAAACTCACCGCGCAATGGCGTGCGCAGCGTCGTGTTAAACAATCCGTCGCCCCCGCGCAGGCGGGGGCCCAGTTTTTGAATGACACAAACTCCCGCCCCACGCCTTCGCGTGGGCCGGCACTGCGTGGAAATAACGAAGCAGGGAGCGGAAATGACAAACCCCTCGGAACCGCGGATGCTTTACTCAAGCATATCCAGCAAGAACGCGCACAACGTTACCAGCAACAACTCGCCGACTGGGAAGCCTCCGGCAAGCAAGGCAGCAAACCCAAACCCCCGAAATCCCTACCCTCGCTCACCGCTGAAGAATTGGCCGAATTACCTGAATTGCCGGAGGGGTGGGCTTACATACGAGTTGGCGCTGTAATTGATGATCCGACCTATGGCACTTCAAAGAAATGTGATTACGAAGTTGACGGGATAGGTGTCCTGAGAATTCCCAATGTAATTTCGGGAAAAGTTGATGCTTCCGACTTGAAATTTGCGCAATTCACTGCAGATGAAATAGCGTCATACAAATTAAACGTTGGTGACATTTTGATAATCCGTTCAAATGGCAGCGTTTCGATTGTTGGGCGATGTGCACTTGTTTCTAGCGCAGATATTGATTATTTGTATGCTGGCTACTTGATCAGATTGCGTTCGAATCTACACATTGTAGAACCGAGATTCTTGCTCAATACATTTGCACTTCACTCAGTTAGAAAGCAGATTGAACAGAAGGCAAAATCAACTAGTGGCGTGAATAACATCAATACGGGTGAGATTCAATCGTTGGTTGTTGCTCTGTGCAGTGTTGAAGAACAAAGACAAGTTCATTTGGAACTTGAATCTCGCTTATCCGAAACCGACCAACTCGACCAAACCATCACGACATCCTTACAACAAGCCGAAGCCCTGCGCCAAGCTATTCTGAAAAAAGCCTTCTCCGGCCAGTTGGTGCCGCAAGACCAGAACGACGAGTCTGCCTCGGAATTGCTGGCGCGTATTAGGGCGGGACGTGAACAATCTGACAAACCAACGCGCGGGAGAAAGGCGACATGA
- a CDS encoding HsdM family class I SAM-dependent methyltransferase: MSATTSIVSKVWSFCTTLRDDGVGYGDYLEQLTYLIFLKMADEYGQPPYNRQVGIPAEHNWQSLKAKRGAELEVHYVALLMELGKLPGMLGQIFTKAQNKIQDPAKLYRLIDMVNETQWVTMGADVKGDIYEGLLERNAEDTKSGAGQYFTPRALIKAMVACVRPEPGKTIADPACGTGGFFLAVYDFLVAGHALDKTQKAFLKHETFYGNEIVANTRRLALMNMFLHNIGEIDGDSMISPNDGLVADSGKRFDYVLANPPFGKKSAMSFTNEVGEQEKDELTYNRQDFWATTSNKQLNFVQHIRTLLKTTGKAAVVVPDNVLFEGGAGETVRRKLLETTDLHTILRLPTGIFYANGVKANVLFFDNREASKEPWTKTVWYYDYRTNIHHTLKKKPLRFEDLQDFITCYNPQNRHQRQETWNEQNAEGRWRKYGFDQIMARDKTSLDIFWIKDKSLSDLDNLPEPDELVGDIIENLEAGLNSFRDIAATLSK, from the coding sequence ATGAGCGCAACCACATCGATCGTTTCCAAAGTCTGGAGTTTCTGCACCACGTTGCGCGATGACGGGGTGGGTTATGGCGACTACCTGGAACAGCTTACTTATCTGATTTTTCTGAAAATGGCGGATGAGTATGGCCAGCCACCGTATAACCGCCAAGTCGGCATTCCCGCCGAACACAACTGGCAAAGTTTGAAAGCGAAGCGTGGTGCGGAGCTGGAGGTGCATTACGTGGCGCTGCTGATGGAACTAGGCAAACTACCGGGGATGCTGGGGCAGATTTTTACCAAGGCGCAGAACAAGATTCAGGATCCGGCCAAATTGTACCGCCTGATCGACATGGTCAATGAAACCCAGTGGGTAACGATGGGTGCGGATGTCAAAGGCGATATTTACGAGGGCTTGCTGGAGCGCAACGCGGAAGATACCAAATCCGGTGCGGGGCAATACTTTACGCCGCGGGCGTTAATTAAAGCCATGGTGGCGTGCGTGCGGCCGGAGCCGGGCAAGACCATTGCCGATCCGGCGTGCGGTACCGGCGGGTTTTTTCTAGCGGTGTATGATTTTCTGGTCGCCGGGCATGCGCTGGATAAAACGCAGAAAGCGTTTCTGAAGCACGAGACGTTTTACGGCAACGAAATTGTAGCTAATACGCGGCGCCTGGCGTTGATGAATATGTTTTTGCACAACATCGGCGAGATCGATGGCGACAGCATGATTTCCCCGAATGATGGGCTAGTGGCGGATTCCGGTAAGCGCTTCGATTACGTGCTGGCGAATCCGCCGTTCGGCAAGAAAAGCGCGATGAGTTTCACCAACGAGGTAGGCGAGCAGGAGAAAGACGAGCTGACTTACAACCGGCAAGATTTCTGGGCGACGACATCGAACAAGCAGCTCAATTTCGTGCAGCATATCCGCACCCTGCTGAAAACCACTGGGAAAGCTGCCGTGGTGGTGCCGGATAATGTGCTGTTCGAGGGTGGCGCAGGCGAGACGGTACGGCGAAAATTGCTTGAGACTACCGATCTGCATACGATTCTGAGGTTGCCGACCGGTATTTTCTACGCCAATGGCGTGAAGGCGAATGTGTTGTTTTTCGATAACCGCGAGGCCAGCAAGGAGCCATGGACCAAGACGGTGTGGTATTACGATTACCGCACCAACATTCATCATACGCTGAAGAAGAAACCGTTGCGCTTCGAGGATTTACAGGATTTCATCACCTGCTATAACCCGCAAAACCGTCATCAGCGGCAGGAAACCTGGAACGAGCAGAACGCGGAAGGCCGCTGGCGCAAATACGGCTTCGATCAGATCATGGCGCGCGATAAAACCAGCCTGGATATTTTCTGGATCAAGGATAAAAGCTTGTCCGATCTGGATAATTTGCCGGAACCGGACGAATTGGTGGGCGATATTATCGAGAACCTGGAGGCCGGGCTGAATAGTTTCCGGGATATTGCGGCGACACTATCCAAGTAA
- the yidC gene encoding membrane protein insertase YidC produces METKKLLLIIIFSTSLLFLWDAWQKELYPPSSQVMPGATSTESSNQRHDPLPVPGDELAASAAESSAALGIEGVSPSVTPNLFPMGEKIQVKTDMVIAEIDTAGGDIRQLGLIEHPSREDINKPYELLLDKTARFQVAQSGLIGDGLPNHKTKYTVEDNKYSYQLEPDQEKVVVRLVAPETDGIQVTKIYTFHRGSYVIDVEFEIANHSEAAIIPFSYFQMLRDPNEPVGAGALVHSYTGAAMYTDDEKFLKIKFSDLDKNKAEYPTNADNGWIAMLEHYFLTAWLPEPGSPREYFAKRLAPNQYTAGVIAPVGAVEPDQVKNISMPFYAGPQEQNKLAELAPGLELTVDYGWLTVLAKPLFWLLSFYHSWTDNWGIAIILLTLTVKLIFFPLSAAGYRSMAKLRVVTPKLQRIREQYASDRQRMHQAMMEFYKEEKINPMGGCLPILVQIPVFIALFWTLLAAVELRYAPLALWITDMSVPDPYYVLPVIMGVSMWIQSKLSPTPADPIQAKVMQIMPIAFSIFFFFFPAGLVLYSLCNNILSIAQQWQITRMYENKAEEEANKDKNKKKIKNGPEPVKENLQLTASVENAEANIAPVEAVSAGSADKNEKPQIKQTAVSGRSKAPVKPKSNSIAKKTKKK; encoded by the coding sequence ATGGAAACAAAAAAACTTCTACTCATCATCATTTTTTCCACCTCATTACTGTTTTTGTGGGATGCCTGGCAAAAAGAATTATACCCTCCCAGCTCACAAGTAATGCCTGGAGCAACCTCAACAGAGTCTTCCAATCAACGTCATGATCCTCTGCCGGTTCCCGGAGATGAATTGGCTGCTTCAGCAGCTGAATCCAGCGCTGCTTTAGGAATAGAAGGTGTCAGTCCCTCTGTAACACCTAATCTGTTCCCTATGGGTGAAAAGATTCAGGTCAAAACGGACATGGTTATTGCTGAGATTGATACCGCGGGTGGTGATATCCGGCAACTGGGTTTGATCGAGCATCCATCCCGGGAAGATATCAATAAGCCCTACGAGCTTTTATTGGATAAAACTGCGCGGTTTCAAGTCGCCCAATCCGGACTGATTGGTGACGGATTGCCCAATCACAAAACAAAATATACCGTAGAGGACAATAAGTATTCCTATCAGCTGGAACCCGATCAGGAAAAGGTTGTGGTACGGCTCGTGGCACCCGAAACGGATGGTATACAGGTTACAAAAATATATACCTTTCATCGCGGCAGCTATGTCATTGATGTTGAATTTGAGATCGCCAATCATAGCGAAGCGGCGATCATTCCGTTTTCTTACTTCCAGATGTTGCGGGATCCTAATGAGCCCGTGGGAGCTGGTGCCTTGGTTCATTCTTATACCGGTGCCGCAATGTATACGGATGATGAAAAATTTCTGAAAATTAAATTCTCGGATTTGGATAAGAACAAAGCGGAATATCCAACCAATGCGGATAATGGATGGATAGCCATGCTGGAGCATTATTTCCTCACTGCTTGGCTGCCTGAACCCGGTTCGCCTCGGGAATATTTTGCCAAACGATTGGCTCCCAACCAATATACTGCCGGTGTTATTGCTCCTGTTGGCGCTGTGGAGCCGGATCAGGTTAAAAACATTTCGATGCCTTTTTATGCAGGTCCGCAAGAACAGAATAAATTAGCTGAATTGGCTCCAGGACTCGAGTTGACAGTAGATTACGGATGGCTGACCGTGCTAGCCAAACCGCTATTCTGGCTCCTTTCTTTTTATCATTCCTGGACGGATAACTGGGGTATCGCAATTATTCTTCTTACCCTGACGGTCAAGCTGATTTTCTTTCCGTTATCCGCCGCGGGCTATCGCTCGATGGCCAAATTGCGGGTCGTGACCCCTAAACTGCAACGTATTCGCGAACAATACGCGAGTGATCGTCAGCGTATGCATCAGGCCATGATGGAGTTTTACAAGGAAGAGAAAATCAATCCCATGGGTGGATGTTTGCCCATATTGGTTCAGATTCCCGTATTTATTGCATTATTCTGGACATTATTGGCTGCTGTCGAATTACGTTACGCGCCACTAGCGCTGTGGATAACTGATATGTCGGTACCCGATCCCTATTATGTGCTTCCAGTAATCATGGGCGTATCGATGTGGATTCAATCAAAACTTAGCCCCACCCCCGCTGATCCAATACAAGCAAAAGTAATGCAGATTATGCCGATTGCGTTCAGTATTTTCTTCTTCTTTTTCCCGGCAGGACTTGTGCTTTATTCGCTTTGCAACAATATTCTTTCCATCGCGCAACAATGGCAGATCACGCGCATGTATGAGAATAAAGCTGAGGAGGAAGCCAATAAAGATAAAAATAAGAAGAAAATTAAAAATGGTCCGGAACCCGTTAAAGAAAATCTTCAGTTGACGGCTTCTGTTGAAAATGCGGAAGCGAATATTGCTCCGGTCGAAGCGGTATCTGCAGGAAGTGCAGATAAGAATGAAAAACCGCAGATAAAGCAAACAGCTGTTTCGGGTAGAAGTAAGGCACCTGTAAAACCAAAGAGCAATTCGATTGCTAAGAAAACAAAGAAAAAATAA
- the mnmE gene encoding tRNA uridine-5-carboxymethylaminomethyl(34) synthesis GTPase MnmE translates to MVSPDIIAAIATPPGYGGIGVIRISGNNLAKLAQVILGKLPKPRHASLGKFLNAEGQIVDQGIVLYFPGPHSYTGEDVLELHGHGGPAVINLLLKSCLSAGARLAQPGEFTLRAYLNNKIDLVQAESVAALIEASTQEAARCAVNSLQGHFSARIETLVGLLITLRMLIEATLDFPEDEIDNLKALQIREKLDHIVAQLEQTLSGARQGNLLQEGIRIVLAGAPNVGKSSLLNQLVEEDAAIVTEIPGTTRDTIQRTITLGGMPIHIIDTAGLRETGDIVEQKGIERTLAAIKRANLVLRLLDSSQHQPAAPDPIKQYIPDDKPQITVFNKIDLRNENPKMEGDEHNSSIHLSAKTGAGIELLRQKILHLAGWQFNHAGEGIFMARQRHLEALTQASAHLQNALEYTENEYQLELIAEELRLAQTALSTITGQFTADDLLGEIFSHFCIGK, encoded by the coding sequence ATAGTTAGCCCTGATATCATTGCAGCCATTGCGACACCACCCGGGTACGGTGGAATCGGCGTAATTCGCATTTCCGGCAATAACCTGGCAAAACTCGCCCAAGTAATTCTTGGCAAGCTCCCTAAACCACGCCATGCCAGCCTTGGTAAGTTTCTGAATGCCGAGGGACAAATCGTCGATCAAGGTATTGTGCTTTATTTTCCGGGGCCTCATTCGTATACGGGTGAAGATGTGCTCGAGCTGCATGGGCATGGTGGTCCGGCGGTCATAAATTTATTACTCAAAAGCTGTCTCAGTGCTGGCGCTCGTTTAGCGCAACCCGGTGAATTTACACTGCGTGCTTATCTCAATAATAAAATCGATTTGGTTCAGGCCGAGAGCGTCGCTGCCCTCATCGAAGCCAGTACGCAGGAAGCAGCGCGCTGTGCGGTCAATTCTTTGCAGGGTCATTTCTCCGCCAGGATCGAAACACTGGTTGGTTTGTTGATCACGCTGCGGATGCTGATTGAAGCAACTCTGGACTTCCCGGAAGATGAGATCGACAACTTGAAGGCTTTGCAAATTCGCGAAAAACTGGATCATATTGTTGCGCAGTTGGAACAAACACTTTCCGGTGCACGGCAGGGCAATTTGCTGCAAGAAGGCATCCGGATCGTTTTGGCGGGAGCGCCGAATGTCGGCAAGTCCAGTTTGTTGAATCAATTGGTCGAAGAAGACGCCGCCATTGTTACGGAAATACCCGGAACCACTCGGGATACCATTCAACGCACCATTACCCTGGGCGGGATGCCAATTCATATTATAGATACTGCCGGACTGAGAGAAACCGGTGACATTGTCGAACAGAAAGGCATTGAGCGAACGCTGGCTGCGATTAAGCGCGCCAACCTGGTGCTTCGGTTGCTAGATAGCAGTCAACACCAGCCAGCCGCTCCTGATCCGATAAAACAATACATTCCTGATGACAAACCCCAAATCACCGTGTTCAACAAAATTGACTTGCGCAATGAGAATCCCAAGATGGAAGGGGATGAACATAACAGCAGCATTCATCTTTCGGCCAAAACCGGTGCAGGTATTGAATTGCTGCGACAAAAGATTTTGCACCTGGCAGGCTGGCAATTTAATCATGCCGGTGAAGGGATATTCATGGCCAGGCAGCGTCATTTGGAGGCGTTGACACAAGCAAGCGCACATTTGCAAAATGCGCTGGAATATACTGAAAACGAATACCAACTGGAGCTTATTGCCGAAGAACTTAGGTTGGCGCAAACCGCACTATCAACTATTACAGGTCAATTTACGGCGGATGACCTGCTGGGGGAAATTTTTTCGCATTTTTGCATTGGCAAATAG
- the rnpA gene encoding ribonuclease P protein component, whose product MNSKCQISGDLLQIYTKPNGLGYARLGLIVSKKFEHHATRRNRIKRILRETFRRKRGREKIKEMDWLIRLRRPMIKSESKGLVTEMQLIMLELSDVTINN is encoded by the coding sequence ATTAATTCTAAGTGTCAGATCAGTGGGGATTTACTTCAAATTTATACAAAACCGAATGGACTGGGTTACGCGCGTCTAGGGTTGATTGTTTCAAAAAAATTTGAACACCATGCAACTCGGCGTAACCGGATTAAACGTATTTTGCGAGAAACATTTCGGAGAAAACGGGGCCGCGAAAAAATAAAAGAAATGGATTGGTTAATACGATTAAGACGCCCTATGATCAAAAGTGAATCCAAAGGATTGGTCACCGAAATGCAATTAATAATGCTCGAATTAAGCGATGTTACGATTAATAATTAG